A DNA window from Microcystis aeruginosa NIES-843 contains the following coding sequences:
- a CDS encoding retroviral-like aspartic protease family protein, translating into MVEPAVITEDMGKIYTSITVINRADQIRAEDGMIAPEQIRSLTLENVLVDTGATTLCLVPEVISRLGLQLLKEVDVATAKGIGKARIFRDATLIIAGREGTFECLELPGGQNNLLGVIPLEALGLEPDLRSQKLRVLPTESNETYLTILSNKIAL; encoded by the coding sequence ATGGTTGAGCCAGCAGTTATTACAGAAGATATGGGCAAAATCTACACCAGCATTACAGTTATTAATCGCGCCGATCAAATTCGTGCGGAGGATGGTATGATCGCACCGGAACAAATTCGCTCTCTTACCCTAGAAAATGTCTTGGTGGATACGGGGGCAACTACTCTTTGTCTGGTGCCGGAAGTCATCTCCCGCTTGGGTTTACAGCTTTTAAAAGAAGTAGATGTGGCTACGGCTAAAGGCATAGGAAAAGCGAGAATTTTTCGCGATGCCACCTTGATTATTGCGGGACGGGAAGGGACTTTTGAATGTTTGGAATTACCTGGAGGTCAAAACAACTTATTAGGAGTAATTCCTTTAGAAGCTTTGGGATTAGAACCAGATCTTCGCAGCCAAAAACTACGAGTTTTACCCACGGAATCTAACGAGACTTATTTAACAATTTTATCGAACAAAATAGCTCTATAA
- a CDS encoding pentapeptide repeat-containing protein encodes MKPNELIARYAAGETQFSGLKLPGVNLVGADLIGIVLNEADLHGANLLFTYLNRANLAQANLVTANLSGASLNQADLNGADLRSANLHGAMLQGANLRDTDITLATLLDANLIGADLRGANLSGANLTGACLRGTNMRQENKNHNTNLQGANFSCADLQGANMKGVDLVRANLVGANLKEANLCNVDLRKADLTNANLQDALLTDANLIGAHLVGANLAGANLVRSKMTDTEAMQANFHSAIMTQIKFERANLSQANFQAARMNHADLRRANLSGVNFSEAYLVDAFLARANLTGADLSNANLTRAELMSANLMGVNFRGAIMPDGRINN; translated from the coding sequence ATGAAACCCAACGAATTAATTGCACGTTATGCCGCGGGAGAAACTCAATTTAGTGGCTTAAAATTACCAGGAGTTAATTTAGTTGGTGCTGACTTAATTGGCATTGTTTTAAATGAAGCAGATCTGCACGGAGCCAATCTTCTCTTTACCTATCTTAACCGGGCTAATCTCGCTCAAGCTAATCTTGTGACAGCTAATTTAAGCGGTGCTAGTCTCAACCAAGCTGACTTAAATGGGGCAGATTTACGCAGTGCCAATTTACACGGAGCGATGCTACAAGGGGCTAATCTTCGTGATACCGATATAACCCTAGCGACGTTACTTGATGCTAACTTAATCGGGGCGGATTTACGGGGGGCTAATTTAAGTGGTGCTAACCTCACTGGTGCTTGTTTGCGGGGAACAAATATGCGTCAGGAAAATAAAAATCATAACACTAATTTACAAGGAGCTAATTTCTCCTGCGCCGACCTGCAAGGGGCTAATATGAAAGGGGTTGATCTGGTGCGAGCAAATCTAGTAGGAGCCAATTTAAAGGAGGCTAATTTGTGCAATGTTGACCTCAGAAAAGCGGATTTAACTAATGCTAATCTCCAAGATGCTTTACTTACTGATGCTAATTTAATCGGGGCGCATTTAGTGGGGGCAAATCTAGCGGGAGCCAATTTAGTGCGGTCAAAAATGACCGATACGGAAGCAATGCAGGCAAATTTCCATAGTGCAATTATGACTCAAATAAAATTCGAGCGAGCTAATCTTAGTCAAGCTAATTTTCAAGCAGCAAGAATGAATCATGCTGACTTAAGAAGGGCTAATCTTTCAGGAGTTAATTTCAGCGAAGCGTATTTAGTCGATGCTTTCTTGGCTAGAGCAAATCTCACCGGTGCCGATTTAAGCAATGCTAATCTAACTCGTGCCGAGTTAATGAGTGCTAATCTGATGGGAGTTAACTTCCGCGGTGCAATTATGCCCGATGGCCGGATTAATAATTAA
- a CDS encoding glutathione S-transferase family protein: protein MLELYQFELSAYCEKVRLILDYKGLAYKKRDVVPGVGQLELFRLSGQRQVPVLKDGDTYIADSTEIAFYLDRKYPEKPIIPTDPLQRGQCLLIEEWADESLGLKGRTAFLGAFAQNQNFRTAFLPQETPGFMRLLLGSMPGELIDILGAGVGLGKDAINTAKKGLQQDLEALNLILTNRPYLVGDQPTLADLAVAGLSVLLQFPQGSYLNLPRELQGKGIPGLADNSAYEGFFAWRDRLYSQYRQTITPGSSTPPIDSPNSIQIE from the coding sequence ATGCTAGAACTCTACCAATTTGAATTATCTGCCTATTGTGAGAAAGTCCGTCTCATCCTCGACTATAAAGGACTTGCCTATAAAAAAAGGGACGTGGTGCCGGGGGTGGGACAATTGGAATTATTCCGTCTTTCCGGACAGCGACAGGTTCCCGTCCTCAAGGATGGCGATACTTATATTGCTGACTCGACGGAGATTGCTTTTTATCTCGATCGCAAGTATCCTGAAAAACCAATTATCCCCACAGATCCCCTACAACGGGGTCAATGTTTATTAATCGAAGAATGGGCCGATGAATCCCTGGGATTAAAAGGAAGAACCGCTTTTCTCGGCGCTTTTGCCCAAAATCAAAACTTTCGTACCGCTTTTTTACCCCAGGAAACTCCCGGTTTTATGCGCTTGTTGCTGGGTTCTATGCCGGGGGAATTAATTGATATTTTGGGGGCAGGTGTAGGTCTGGGAAAAGATGCTATCAATACAGCGAAAAAGGGGCTACAACAGGATTTAGAGGCTTTGAACCTCATTTTAACCAATCGTCCCTATTTAGTCGGTGATCAGCCCACTTTAGCCGATTTAGCCGTGGCGGGATTAAGTGTACTGCTTCAGTTTCCCCAGGGTTCCTATCTCAACTTGCCCAGGGAATTGCAAGGCAAGGGGATTCCGGGGTTAGCCGATAATAGCGCCTACGAGGGCTTTTTTGCTTGGCGCGACCGTCTTTATAGTCAATACCGTCAAACTATCACCCCGGGAAGTTCCACCCCTCCTATCGATTCCCCCAACTCCATCCAGATTGAATAG
- the nblR gene encoding response regulator transcription factor NblR: protein MSTSVPSSSILLVGIEENIAKLASADLKEAGYRPLIVPSIDIAFPEVKSWQPAMIILDRFLAAEAGVNFCSRLRSQGSRVYIILLVSQETLEERLACLEAGADDYFLKPYNSQSFLKLIRFYLQPLEITPEQLGFGDLVLDLASRRLSYKNKNIELTMKEFELLRYLMIHPKEVLSRDQILENVWGDEFQGESNVIEVYIRYLRLKMEAGGQKRLIHTVRGVGYVLRES, encoded by the coding sequence ATGAGTACATCCGTTCCGAGTTCTTCAATTCTCTTGGTGGGAATTGAGGAGAATATCGCTAAACTAGCTAGTGCGGACTTGAAAGAAGCAGGTTATCGTCCCCTGATCGTGCCTAGCATTGATATCGCTTTCCCAGAAGTGAAAAGTTGGCAGCCAGCGATGATTATACTCGATCGCTTCCTCGCAGCGGAGGCCGGTGTGAATTTTTGTAGTCGTTTACGTTCCCAGGGAAGTCGCGTTTATATTATTTTGTTAGTATCTCAAGAAACCCTAGAAGAACGTCTCGCCTGTTTGGAAGCGGGAGCCGACGATTATTTTCTCAAACCCTATAATTCGCAATCTTTTCTCAAATTAATCCGTTTTTACCTGCAACCTCTGGAAATTACCCCCGAACAATTGGGTTTCGGTGACTTAGTATTAGATTTAGCCAGTCGTCGTCTCTCCTATAAAAACAAAAATATTGAGTTGACGATGAAGGAATTTGAACTGCTGCGCTACCTCATGATTCACCCCAAAGAAGTATTATCGAGGGATCAAATTCTCGAAAATGTCTGGGGAGACGAATTTCAAGGAGAATCAAACGTTATTGAGGTGTATATTCGCTATTTACGCCTGAAGATGGAGGCTGGTGGTCAAAAACGCCTCATTCATACCGTGCGTGGTGTGGGCTACGTTTTACGGGAATCTTAA
- a CDS encoding RluA family pseudouridine synthase translates to MPNQGWIYRDKISKNQAGLSLLAYYTGKYCHSSPEEWLDRILSAAILVNGRPACPDTVLEIGQQLTYQRPPWTEPEVPLFFEVLYEDAEVLVVAKPSGLPVLAGGGFLEHTLIHLVHQHYAEVTPYPIHRLGRGTSGIVLMAKSKPARAKLSQQMREGKITKIYRALVGQGDIPDNFTINQAIGKIAHPILGHVYGALTDGLSARSDGRVLKKHPDSTLLEVRIFTGRPHQIRIHLAFFGYPLIGDPLYGLGGLPRPDAVPGDCGYYLHANQIVFNHPSTGERISICCQAPPELVDRAG, encoded by the coding sequence ATGCCCAATCAAGGTTGGATTTATCGAGATAAAATTAGCAAAAATCAGGCAGGATTAAGCTTATTAGCCTACTATACGGGCAAATATTGCCATTCTAGCCCAGAAGAATGGCTCGATCGCATTTTATCGGCAGCAATTCTAGTCAACGGTCGTCCCGCTTGCCCCGATACAGTCTTGGAAATCGGGCAGCAATTGACCTATCAGCGCCCGCCGTGGACAGAACCGGAAGTGCCGCTCTTTTTTGAGGTACTCTACGAGGATGCCGAGGTGTTAGTGGTGGCGAAACCTTCGGGATTACCGGTGTTAGCGGGGGGTGGATTTCTCGAACATACTCTCATCCATCTGGTACATCAGCATTATGCCGAGGTCACTCCCTATCCAATTCATCGTCTTGGTCGCGGCACTTCGGGCATAGTCTTAATGGCGAAATCAAAGCCCGCTAGAGCTAAATTGAGTCAACAGATGCGGGAGGGGAAAATTACTAAAATATATCGAGCTTTAGTTGGTCAGGGCGACATACCAGATAATTTTACTATTAATCAAGCGATCGGGAAAATCGCCCATCCCATTTTAGGCCATGTTTACGGTGCGCTCACAGATGGGTTATCGGCCCGCAGTGATGGTCGAGTCTTAAAAAAACATCCCGATAGTACCCTATTAGAAGTAAGAATTTTTACGGGCAGACCCCATCAAATTCGCATTCATCTGGCCTTTTTTGGCTATCCTTTAATCGGTGATCCCTTGTATGGTCTGGGGGGATTACCGCGACCGGATGCAGTACCGGGAGATTGTGGTTATTATCTCCATGCCAATCAAATCGTTTTTAATCATCCCAGTACAGGGGAAAGAATCTCTATTTGTTGTCAGGCCCCGCCGGAATTAGTGGATAGGGCTGGCTGA
- the dnaK gene encoding molecular chaperone DnaK, translating into MGRVVGIDLGTTNSVVAVMEGGKPVVIANSEGMRTTPSVVGFNKDGELVVGQMARRQGVLNPQNTYYGVKRYIGRRYSELNPESKRVPYTIRRDEMGNIKIKCPRLQKEFAPEEISALILRRLAEEASRYLGEEVTGAVITVPAYFNDSQRQATRDAGRIAGLEVMRILNEPTAAALAYGLDEQESKKILVFDLGGGTFDVSILEVGDGVFEVKATSGDTQLGGNDFDKRIVDWLANQFLEQEGVELRQDRQALQRLTEAAEKAKIELSGVSVTDINLPFIIATEDGPKHIETRLSRAQFEELCGDLISRLRRPLKRALSDAGLSPVQLDEVVLVGGGTRMPVVKDLVRSFIDREPNQNVNPDEVVAVGAAIQAGILGGEVKDVLLLDVTPLSLGLETIGGVMKKLIPRNTTIPVRRADLFSTSENNQTVVEIHVLQGEREMASDNKSLGRFKLTGIPPAPRGIPQVQVSLDIDANGILQVTARDKMTGREQSVTIQGASTLSEGEINRMIGDAARFAEADRTRREKVDKRNRARSLVDQAQRRLKDVTLDFGNEFTRSYRRQIESLSTEIIDALEKNDDRRLDRAQADLQDVIYELNREVRLQYDEEDEGFFSAIRKTFTGDKEDDLPSEPRRDRYRQDYRPSTPGYQSDYRPNYSANQDSYRPRNQDNYYNGRDSDWQSSPRSEEKSYNNSKSNRSGGNRSRNIPPQNNWDDDDDDWF; encoded by the coding sequence ATGGGTAGAGTAGTAGGCATTGATCTAGGGACAACTAACTCCGTCGTCGCCGTGATGGAAGGCGGAAAGCCAGTGGTCATCGCCAACTCGGAGGGCATGAGAACCACCCCTTCTGTGGTCGGTTTTAATAAAGATGGGGAGTTAGTGGTCGGTCAAATGGCCCGGCGACAAGGGGTACTCAATCCCCAAAACACCTACTATGGAGTCAAACGCTACATAGGTCGTCGCTACTCGGAATTAAACCCCGAATCGAAGCGCGTCCCCTACACCATCCGCCGGGACGAGATGGGCAATATCAAAATTAAATGCCCCCGTCTGCAAAAAGAATTCGCCCCCGAAGAAATTTCCGCCCTAATTTTACGCCGATTAGCCGAAGAAGCCAGCCGTTATCTGGGGGAAGAAGTTACCGGGGCCGTAATCACCGTCCCCGCCTATTTTAACGACTCCCAACGTCAAGCCACCCGGGATGCGGGCCGAATTGCGGGGTTAGAAGTGATGCGGATTCTCAACGAACCCACCGCCGCCGCCCTGGCCTACGGTCTCGATGAACAAGAAAGCAAGAAAATCCTCGTTTTTGACCTGGGAGGCGGTACTTTTGATGTTTCTATCCTGGAAGTGGGTGACGGCGTTTTTGAGGTGAAAGCCACCAGTGGCGACACCCAATTAGGCGGAAATGATTTCGATAAAAGAATCGTCGATTGGTTAGCCAATCAATTTTTGGAACAGGAAGGCGTGGAGCTGCGCCAAGACCGGCAAGCCCTACAAAGACTCACAGAAGCGGCAGAAAAAGCCAAAATAGAACTGTCTGGTGTCAGCGTCACCGATATTAATCTGCCCTTTATCATCGCCACGGAAGACGGACCCAAACACATCGAAACTCGCCTGAGTCGGGCCCAATTTGAGGAATTATGCGGCGATTTAATCAGTCGTCTCCGTCGTCCTCTCAAACGCGCCCTTTCTGATGCCGGTTTGTCCCCCGTCCAACTAGACGAAGTGGTACTGGTGGGCGGCGGCACGCGGATGCCGGTGGTTAAGGATTTGGTGCGGAGTTTTATCGATAGGGAACCCAATCAAAATGTTAACCCTGATGAGGTTGTAGCGGTCGGGGCGGCTATTCAAGCGGGAATTTTGGGCGGCGAGGTCAAAGACGTGCTGCTCCTCGATGTTACCCCTTTATCCTTGGGTTTAGAAACCATCGGCGGTGTGATGAAAAAGTTAATCCCCCGCAATACCACTATTCCCGTCCGCAGAGCTGACCTTTTTTCCACTTCCGAAAATAATCAAACTGTGGTGGAAATCCACGTTTTGCAGGGGGAAAGGGAAATGGCCAGCGATAATAAATCCCTGGGACGTTTTAAATTAACCGGTATCCCCCCCGCGCCCCGGGGTATTCCGCAAGTGCAGGTGTCCCTCGATATCGATGCTAACGGTATTCTACAAGTCACCGCTAGGGATAAAATGACCGGACGGGAGCAAAGTGTCACCATTCAAGGCGCTTCTACCCTCAGCGAAGGGGAAATTAACCGCATGATCGGCGATGCTGCCCGATTTGCCGAAGCAGATCGTACCCGTCGCGAAAAGGTCGATAAACGCAATCGCGCCCGCTCTCTGGTGGATCAAGCCCAACGACGCTTAAAAGATGTTACTCTCGATTTTGGTAATGAGTTTACCCGTTCCTATCGTCGTCAAATTGAGTCTTTGAGTACGGAAATTATCGACGCTTTGGAGAAAAATGATGACCGTCGCCTTGATCGCGCCCAGGCGGATCTACAGGATGTTATCTATGAATTAAATCGCGAGGTACGGCTACAATACGACGAGGAAGATGAGGGCTTTTTTAGCGCTATTCGCAAGACTTTTACCGGGGATAAGGAAGATGATCTTCCCTCCGAACCGCGCCGCGATCGTTATCGCCAGGATTATCGTCCCAGTACACCGGGTTATCAAAGTGATTATCGACCCAATTATTCGGCTAATCAAGATAGTTATCGCCCCCGCAATCAGGACAATTACTACAATGGCCGCGATAGCGATTGGCAAAGTTCCCCCCGTTCGGAGGAAAAAAGTTATAACAATAGTAAAAGTAACCGCAGCGGCGGCAATCGTTCCCGCAATATTCCCCCCCAAAATAACTGGGATGATGACGATGATGATTGGTTTTAA
- a CDS encoding J domain-containing protein encodes MPQLVNYYDVLGVSRTATGDEIKKAFRRLARQYHPDVNPGDKSAEEKFKDINEAYDVLSDEEKRVEYNRSLTGNKRRGIRPGEKANSNGNGKIPRTEQDLWKFRDFNNPNTKRAKIASSPRLTRRDVEAKLTLPLEKAYQGGRQRIRLEDGRSIEVDMPAAMIDGQKIRLKGQGIEGGDLYLKITIARHPFFRIQGSDIVCQVPITPSEAIVGGFVEISTIDGLVKMMIPKGLKSGQRLRLANKGYPTSQGERGDQLVEIILVNPPNPSPEELELYQKIRAIETFNPRQGL; translated from the coding sequence ATGCCACAATTAGTTAATTATTATGATGTTTTAGGAGTATCTCGCACGGCTACTGGTGACGAGATCAAAAAGGCTTTTCGACGACTGGCGCGTCAATATCATCCTGATGTTAATCCGGGGGATAAATCGGCCGAAGAAAAGTTTAAAGATATTAATGAAGCTTATGATGTTCTCTCCGATGAAGAAAAACGGGTTGAGTATAATCGTTCCTTGACAGGAAATAAACGCCGCGGGATACGTCCGGGGGAAAAAGCCAATAGTAACGGGAATGGAAAAATACCCCGTACAGAACAGGATTTATGGAAGTTTAGAGATTTTAATAACCCTAATACTAAGCGCGCTAAAATTGCCTCCTCTCCCCGTTTAACTCGTCGAGATGTGGAAGCAAAATTAACTTTACCTTTAGAGAAAGCCTATCAAGGTGGCAGACAAAGAATTCGTCTGGAAGATGGTAGATCAATAGAGGTTGATATGCCAGCAGCTATGATCGATGGGCAGAAAATTCGTCTCAAAGGTCAGGGTATTGAAGGGGGTGATTTATATTTAAAAATAACTATCGCTAGGCATCCTTTTTTTAGGATTCAAGGTTCTGATATTGTCTGTCAAGTACCGATTACTCCTAGCGAGGCAATTGTGGGCGGTTTTGTGGAAATTTCTACCATTGACGGGTTAGTTAAAATGATGATTCCTAAGGGATTAAAAAGTGGTCAAAGATTACGTTTGGCTAACAAAGGTTATCCCACTTCCCAAGGAGAAAGGGGCGATCAATTAGTGGAAATTATATTAGTTAATCCTCCCAATCCTAGCCCTGAAGAATTAGAACTTTATCAAAAAATACGGGCGATCGAAACTTTTAATCCTCGTCAAGGTTTATAA
- a CDS encoding quinone-dependent dihydroorotate dehydrogenase: MTNIIDTIKPFYPLAFKAIRGNLEGTQKQLLNTLQKIDRSRGEFWGQWLISQLAESLCFSDSRLSQSLWGLNFPNPVGLAAGFDKDGLGAGLWPSFGFGFAEVGAVTLEGQPGNPKPRLFRLPEDLAGLNRMGANNLGAPVLAATLQQSWQRQPRQIPIGINLCKSKNTPLEKAPEDYLGSFRYLFPHADYFVVNVSSPNTPGLRSLQSGEQLDKILDILQTENQGRKPLLVKISPDLEWEDIRTIIDLAFSYELAGIVATNTTTKRTGLKTTILPETGKPITEEAGGISGKPLGERATEVIRFIYRQTQGNLPIIGVGGIFSLDDAWEKITAGASLLQIYTGWLYRGPWLVSNILQGLTEKLEANGLTNINQAVGWQANQE, from the coding sequence ATGACAAATATAATTGACACAATTAAACCTTTTTATCCTCTAGCTTTCAAGGCTATTCGGGGCAATTTAGAGGGAACACAAAAACAATTATTAAATACTCTGCAAAAAATTGATCGCTCGCGGGGGGAATTTTGGGGACAATGGTTAATCTCCCAATTAGCAGAATCCCTCTGTTTTAGCGATTCTCGCCTATCTCAAAGCCTCTGGGGGTTAAATTTCCCCAATCCCGTCGGATTAGCGGCAGGATTCGATAAAGACGGTTTAGGGGCAGGACTTTGGCCTAGTTTCGGCTTTGGTTTTGCCGAGGTGGGTGCTGTCACCCTAGAAGGGCAACCGGGCAACCCAAAACCGAGATTATTTCGTTTACCGGAAGATTTGGCCGGATTAAACCGTATGGGGGCAAATAACCTCGGTGCGCCGGTTCTAGCGGCAACCCTCCAACAATCTTGGCAACGACAACCCCGACAGATTCCCATCGGCATTAACCTCTGTAAATCGAAAAATACGCCCCTAGAAAAGGCTCCGGAGGACTATTTAGGCAGTTTTCGCTATTTATTCCCCCATGCTGATTATTTTGTCGTTAATGTTAGTTCTCCCAATACTCCAGGTTTGCGTTCCCTGCAAAGTGGTGAACAACTCGATAAAATTCTCGACATTTTACAAACAGAAAATCAAGGCAGAAAACCCCTATTAGTGAAAATTTCTCCCGATTTGGAATGGGAAGATATCAGAACAATTATTGATCTAGCTTTCTCCTATGAGTTAGCCGGAATTGTCGCTACTAATACCACCACTAAACGCACGGGATTAAAAACCACAATTCTGCCTGAAACTGGTAAACCAATCACTGAAGAAGCAGGGGGAATTAGTGGCAAACCTTTGGGGGAACGTGCCACGGAAGTGATCCGTTTTATCTATCGGCAAACCCAAGGCAATTTACCAATAATTGGAGTGGGAGGAATTTTTTCTCTCGATGATGCTTGGGAAAAAATTACCGCCGGTGCGAGTTTATTACAGATTTATACCGGTTGGTTATACCGAGGACCCTGGCTAGTATCAAATATTTTACAAGGATTAACAGAAAAATTAGAGGCTAATGGGTTGACTAATATTAATCAAGCGGTGGGTTGGCAAGCTAACCAAGAATGA
- a CDS encoding DUF3352 domain-containing protein, with protein MSKKSFLPGCLVVLGLTAVTAGGVYLYLRGQLPWQRFTPLESAKVIPETAFASSFVSTDAKAWSVLAKYGTPESRTAVSQGLEELQKNIFTDKIDYQRDIEPWIGSISFAFLPATTPGQSGLLTVIGIKDKIKASEFEKKLGQQVNRKTSTSDYKGVKITAIDWQDNTTIYTAVTGDFLLISYDKKVLEAAIDTYRGQPSFSSKPEVRKLLSQSLNLPNTLATIYIDDYAAILGPDANLSPQSRQELAKIQDVVAGVGVTDTGLQLQMVAKLAPETISTLPSPSKNQVLNYLPGDTIALWSGNNLKQGWEEAEKQSQTNPELQVFLRQIRENFQMATLDADKEVFNWMDREFAFGIIPNQQAVGGLGFGGMMIWQTGDHKAAKTTLDKLNELVKTVPFITIKNSQISGQDVTEWKAEEQAILTYAWPNNDTLKMTVGIPYQPQPNQPISQSENFQASIANLPKNNLGYFFIDVEQIIAKAGGINNLPATELTPEAKAFLESVRGIGITATMPDKTTSKIDVLFSLKQTP; from the coding sequence ATGTCAAAAAAATCATTTTTACCCGGTTGTTTAGTCGTCCTAGGACTAACAGCAGTAACCGCAGGAGGTGTCTATCTTTATCTACGAGGACAACTTCCTTGGCAAAGATTCACCCCCTTAGAATCGGCAAAAGTTATCCCAGAAACTGCCTTTGCTAGTAGTTTTGTCTCCACGGATGCAAAAGCTTGGTCAGTGTTAGCTAAATATGGTACACCAGAATCGCGAACTGCGGTTAGTCAAGGACTAGAAGAATTACAAAAAAATATCTTCACCGATAAGATTGATTATCAACGGGATATCGAACCTTGGATCGGTAGTATCAGCTTTGCTTTCCTTCCCGCAACTACCCCCGGACAATCGGGATTATTAACGGTTATCGGCATCAAAGATAAAATTAAAGCGTCAGAATTCGAGAAAAAACTAGGACAACAAGTTAATCGCAAAACTAGCACCAGTGACTACAAAGGTGTTAAAATTACTGCTATAGATTGGCAGGATAACACCACTATTTATACTGCTGTTACTGGCGATTTTTTGTTGATATCCTACGATAAAAAGGTGTTAGAAGCGGCGATCGATACCTACCGAGGACAGCCATCTTTTAGCAGTAAACCGGAAGTGAGAAAACTGCTTTCCCAATCCCTCAACCTCCCCAATACCCTAGCGACAATTTATATCGATGATTATGCCGCAATCTTGGGACCAGATGCTAATTTATCTCCCCAAAGTCGGCAAGAATTAGCAAAAATTCAAGATGTTGTCGCAGGAGTGGGTGTCACCGATACGGGATTACAGTTACAAATGGTGGCTAAATTGGCCCCTGAAACTATTTCTACCCTACCTTCCCCTAGCAAAAATCAAGTTTTAAATTATTTACCCGGAGATACCATCGCACTTTGGAGTGGTAATAATCTTAAACAGGGATGGGAAGAAGCAGAAAAACAGTCCCAAACTAACCCAGAATTACAAGTTTTTCTGCGTCAGATCCGTGAGAATTTTCAGATGGCAACCCTTGACGCGGATAAAGAAGTTTTTAACTGGATGGATCGAGAATTTGCCTTCGGAATTATCCCCAACCAGCAAGCAGTGGGAGGGTTAGGTTTTGGGGGAATGATGATCTGGCAAACCGGCGATCATAAAGCGGCAAAAACTACCCTCGATAAGTTAAATGAATTGGTGAAAACTGTTCCCTTTATCACCATAAAAAACAGTCAAATTTCTGGCCAAGATGTGACTGAATGGAAAGCGGAAGAACAAGCGATTTTAACCTATGCTTGGCCTAATAATGATACCCTAAAAATGACCGTCGGAATTCCCTATCAACCGCAACCGAATCAACCGATTAGCCAAAGTGAGAATTTCCAAGCATCGATCGCAAATTTGCCTAAAAATAATCTCGGTTATTTTTTCATCGATGTGGAGCAAATTATTGCTAAAGCAGGGGGAATTAATAATCTTCCTGCCACGGAATTAACCCCGGAAGCAAAGGCCTTTTTAGAATCGGTACGCGGGATCGGAATTACTGCCACTATGCCTGATAAAACCACCAGTAAAATTGATGTTTTATTTTCCCTGAAACAAACTCCCTAA